A window of Corvus cornix cornix isolate S_Up_H32 chromosome 4, ASM73873v5, whole genome shotgun sequence contains these coding sequences:
- the SMIM19 gene encoding small integral membrane protein 19 isoform X1 produces MAAVGAGAGGGGGASAALGDGGAIDYSVHEAWNEATNVYLLVVLASLALLVYARRNKRRIMRIFTLPPAAETPPEPNFYDSMKKIRLRQQLEMYSIARKYEQQQQQPPKQTESVQLSVE; encoded by the exons ATGGCGGCGGTGGGGGCcggagcgggcggcggcggcggcgcctcGGCGGCGCTGGGCGACGGCGGTGCCATCGACTATTCGGTGCACGAGGCGTGGAACGAGGCCACCAACGTGTacctgctggtggtgctggcCAGCCTCGCCCTCCTCGTCTACGCGCGGCG GAACAAGAGGAGGATTATGCGCATCTTCACCCTGCCCCCGGCCGCCGAGACGCCGCCCGAGCCCAACTTCTACGACAGCATGAAGAAGATCCGCCTGcggcagcagctggagatgtACTCCATCG caaggaagtatgaacagcagcagcagcagccaccaaaACAGACTGAAAGCGTACAGCTCTCAGTGGAATGA